From a single Oncorhynchus tshawytscha isolate Ot180627B linkage group LG29, Otsh_v2.0, whole genome shotgun sequence genomic region:
- the LOC112227759 gene encoding tomoregulin-1-like, which yields MSIGYPLSSHGPSAGRFFSLLCLLAVSTLPGAQASYPESSECILGKGKDCLDLSEKKSDLRVCDTATCRYGGTCQENGADLKCVCQFYCSKKYIPVCGSNGDTYQNECFLRRAACKQQKSISQVSDVACYTDGSSGSGDRDDEGSGTGRGKKPTKCVNCKFGAECDVDSEDILCMCNIDCSGHNDNPVCGTNGKSYITPCHVREASCLKQVKIDVKHLGSCPEKGKKKNEDDGSNSKTDLFDTVDIGEDRAYGGIPTLCTKDYANFCEHGQCEIKYSIPTCRCDSGYTGQQCDEIQDFNILYVVPSGQKLHYVLIAAVIGAVQIAIIVAVVMCFTRRCPKTQRGRRQQQHLGHFPSGTSSRMM from the exons ATGTCCATAGGATATCCCCTCTCATCTCACGGACCCTCAGCAGGccgttttttctctctcctctgccttttGGCCGTCTCTACACTGCCTGGAGCACAAGCCTCTTACCCTGAGAGCAGCGAATGTATCTTAGGAAAAGGCAAGGACTGCTTGG ATTTGTCTGAGAAGAAAAGTGACCTGAGAGTGTGTGACACTGCAACTTGTCGTTACGGGGGGACATGTCAAGAGAATGGGGCTGACCTGAAATGTGTCTGCCAGTTCTAT TGCTCTAAGAAGTACATCCCTGTTTGTGGGTCCAACGGAGACACCTATCAGAATGAGTGCTTCTTGAGGAGAGCAGCATGCAAGCAGCAGAAGTCCATATCACAGGTCTCTGACGTGGCCTGCTATACAG ATGGCAGTTCTGGATCTGGCGACAGAG ATGATGAAGGATCAGGCACAGGCAGAGGAAAAAAGCCCACAAAATGCGTCAACTGCAAGTTTGGAGCAGAATGCGATGTGGACTCTGAGGATATATT GTGTATGTGCAACATTGACTGCAGTGGCCATAATGACAACCCGGTGTGTGGAACAAACGGAAAATCTTACATTACCCCCTGTCACGTAAGAGAGGCTTCGTGCTTGAAGCAGGTGAAGATTGACGTGAAGCATCTAGGGAGTTGTCCAG aAAAAGGGAAGAAGAAAAATGAAGACGATGGTAGCAACAGCAAGACGGATCTTTTTG ACACGGTAGACATAGGGGAGGACAGAGCTTATGGAGGGATCCCCACCCTCTGCACAAAGGACTACGCCAACTTCTGTGAACACGGCCAATGTGAAATTAAGTATAGCATCCCCACCTGCCG GTGTGACTCGGGCTACACTGGCCAGCAGTGTGATGAAATCCAAGACTTCAACATCCTGTACGTGGTGCCCAGTGGACAGAAACTCCACTACGTTCTCATAGCAGCTGTCATCGGAGCCGTACAGATCGCCATCATTGTCGCTGTTGTCATGTGTTTCACAAG GAGGTGTCCCAAAACCCAGAGGGGACGAAGACAACAGCAACACCTTGGACACTTTCCCTCTGGGACTTCATCCAGGATGATGTAG